The region CTTATCGGCAGCCACGGTCTTTTCTGCCCCGCTCACAGAGGAAGAAAAACCCTGTTCGAAAGGCGAGAGAGGAATTCCCCTCTCTTACTACCTTTCCAGAGCCTACCAAGCACAAAGATCTGGTTTTCACAAAACTGAAGAGAGAAAAACAGAGGAAGCAAAAAAGCAACATAGGCAAGCCATTGAATACTTCAATCTGTACCACTCGTGTTTGGAGGAAAGAGGGCAAGGGCCAAGTCATCTTTCGGCAAGGTCTTTGGCGTCTAGCCATTTGGAGTTGGACAATTTTGCAGAAGCAGAGTCCTGGGCTGATAAAGCGATCACCATCCAAAAAGCAAAGGAAATACCTTCCCGAGAATTGTTGCTACTAAAGAGTCGAATTCTGTTGAAACAAGGTAAGTTGGAACCGGCAGGCCTTTTGTTGAGAACATACTTAGCCGAGTATCCCAATGACCCGGATTTTCTCTACTATCTCGGCAATATCTATTTTGATTTAAAATCTTGGAATCGGTCGTATTTGTATTTTCTCTCCTTACGAAATGTACTCCTAGATCGAGATCGAGGCTCTCGCATTTTGCCTATCGTGGCAAAGTATTTAGGAGAATTAAATTACAAACTCGACCATTCTGAAAAATCTACACAATACTATGAAGAGTATTTGGAATCATCGCCGAATGATACTGAAATCCGATATAAACTCGCCCAGATTTATTTTACTTTGGAAGATTTTTTTAAAGCAAAAAAACATCTAGCCTACATCCGCCAGATCAACCCACGTGAAATTGATGCTTCACACATGTTAGGTGAGATGTACTTCTTGTATAGCCGAGTGTTTGCACCCAATTTTTTTGCAGTCTTAGAAGCAGAGAAAAAAATCCCAAGAGATGGTGTAGTTCTCTTTCTCCATAGATACCTAAGAGGGGATACAGAGGGCCTCTTGCCCCTTGTCGCAAAGTACGTAGAAAAAAATCCCAATCGACTGAGTACACAAATTCTTTTTGCCGATTTGATTCCAACATCTTACGCAGAAGAAAGGTATAAGGCTTACGTCAATGTAGCATCTATGTCCTACCAATACAGACAGTATGAATTAGCAAAGAAGTACTTTGCAAAAGCACTTAGTTTGAGTGGCGAAGTTGATTCCTTAAAAAAGGAATCAGGAAATTTATGGGAAAGGATATCCCAATGTGAAGAGATGCAAAAAAATTACTACTCAGCTCTTTTAGACTTGAGGGAGGCATTGAGATTCATTCAGGACCCAACAATGGAAGATCTCATGAACCATAAACTCGTGTATTTACTTCTAAATCCAAAAATCAATCGTATTGAGGACGCCGAAGTCGTGATCAACAAATTGATCCAAAAAGATGCAAACAAGGCCGAGTATTTTTACACAAGAGCGGCGATTGAATCGCAAAAGGAGTTACATGCAAATGCACTTAAGTCTTTCACAAAAGCAAATGAACTCAAAAAAAACGATCCTAACTTTATTTTCTTTTTGGCAGTTGCACATGACCGCGTTAAAGACCAAAAAAAGTCGGATGCAATTCTCGAACAATTGATCCAAAGCCATCCAGAATACCCTAATTCCTACAACTATTTAGGATATTCATACGCAGAACGAGAGATCGAGAAAGAAAAGGCTGAGAAATATTTGGTAAAGGCAAATGATCTAGAACCTGACAATGCGGCCTTTTTAGATAGCCTCGGTTGGATCTATTTCAAACAAAACCGTAGAAAAGAGGCGATGTTGTATTTACATTTTGCTGAACTTGTTTCAGAGGAAAAGAAACAAGAAGACTTTGTGATATTTGATCACCTAGGAGATGTATATCGTTCAGATAAGGACTTAGTGAAAGCACAATACTACTATAAAAAAGCGGAAGAAAATGCGAAGACTGATTCTCTGCAAAAGAAAATTCAAACAAAATGGAAACAAGTCAGCAAGGAACTTTCTAAATGAAGTATTTCACTCTACTTTTATTCTTACTACTCTTGCACTGTGAGTCAAGTCCTGACACCGATGTAAATTTCATTGGCAAGGATGGATCTAAGTATTCTTCTGCAAAGGATCCAAATGCCATCCTTTTGCTGAAAGGGATATCGTCTAATTCATCCCTTTACACATCCTTTCGGGGTGAGTTTACGATGAAAATCCAGGTGCTCGTTCCCAAGAAAGAAACCTTTCTCGTGGACGGAAAGATATTTTTTTCTAAAGAAAAGGGGCTCCTAAAAATCCAGCTAATGGATACTTTTTTCGGGCTGATTTTTTCTGAATTGATTGCTTCACCCACAGAGATTTCGATCAAACCGAGTGGTTCAAATAAAGCCTTCAACCAACCCATGGGTGATATTGTGATCCAAGATCCAAATACAAAAAAAAATATCCAATTGCCCTTCCCAGTCATATACCAATACCTTTCTGGGACGTTTCAGAATGAAATCACTTCACCTAAGGCTCGTTTTATGGCAAAAGAAGGGAGGATATTGTTAGAAAAGAAAGACGGAATCTACGAATATTTCTTTGAAGAATCGCTTCCGATTCGGATTGAATTGTCTAGCCCCGCACGTGGTTTAAAAGCTGTGAGCATCGTACAAGAAAAGGATAGGGTAAATGCACACCCAGCCAAAGCAGTGCTTTCCAAGGTAATTTCCTTGAGCGATGACAAAGAGAATGCATTGATATTACTAACCATGAAAAAAATCAATAAAACGGAAGTACCGATCAACACCTTTACCTTTTGATCTATGCGATCTAACTTTTGCATACTGGCTGTCATTTGTGTTTCATTTTCTTTTTTAGGTGCAGATGACCCAGATCCTATAGAACCTCCTGAGCCGAACATTCAGGCTCCCTACGAAGATTACTATCGTTTCCAAACTAGTTCTGGAACGGGGTATCGTATCGAGGGTACAACCAAAATTTGGGTGGGGGGGGATGTGATGTTCAATTGGGCAGTGAGAGACTCGATGAAAGGTGAGGACCCTTTACTTCCTTTTCGTTCATTCACATCCTTGCTTTCGAATATGCACTTTCGAATGTTGAATCTAGAAACACCTATCTTGGAAAAAAAACCAAACCCTGATAAGTTGAAGTCCTATGTTTTTTATGGAGTAAAGTCCGATCTCCAGATCCTAAAAACTATGGGCATTGATTCTGTTTTTTTGGGGAATAACCACACCATGGATTTAGGTGAAGAAGGCCTAAGAGAAACCATCCGGATTCTATCTGATTCAAATTTAAAATGGGCAGGTGCAGGCCTTACAGAAGAAGAATCCTACCGTCCCATCGTATACCAAAGAGAAGGCATTGAATACAGAGTGTTCTCTTTTTCTGATGTCGGTGAGACAAGGCTCTTTGCCAATCATAAATCACCAGGTGCAGCCTATTTCAGAGTCGGAGTGGCCGAGAGATTGGTTCAAAAAACAAGGAGCAACCAAACAAATATTCTATCCCTTCATTGGGGAGTAGAGTATAGCCCTGAGCCAACAGAGGTACAGAGGCGGACCGCTAAATATTTAGTAAACGAAGGGTATCAAGTTATAGTTGGTCACCACCCTCATGTCCCGCAAGGCATCGAAGTCTTTCCTAAAGGTGTTGCAATTTATTCTTTGGGTAATTTTTTATTCGGTTCAAAAAACTCATATCTAAAACACAATATTTCCTTGGTACTCCATTACCAAGGTGCGAAACTTGTTTGTTTAGAAATCATTCCTATTTTCGGAAAACACCAGTTAGTCCCAGGAGAGGCTTACTTTAGTCCCCTCTTTGGGAAGGAAGCAGATGATTTTTTGAAGGAGTATGCAGTGCAATGTAAGAATTTAGGAACTGAACTTATCGTCTCGGGTGGAAGGGCTTATGTTTTTTTGGATAAAGAACTGAAGGCTAAAGTAAAGCCATATTGAAGCCAAACAAGAATCATCCCTATCACCAGAAATACAAATCCTATCTCTAAGAGAAAAACCTTCAAAAAAGAAAAAAGTCCGAGAAAAAAAGAAGTAACCAAAAATACAGAAGCAATTCGTAGTAGTAGACCTTTTTCGTATAACCAAAAATAGATGCCTACCACGGCCACATATAAATACAAACAAAACCATTTCAGCTGGCTTGTGGACTTGAGATATTCTAAAGAGGGTAACATTTCCTCGGCATTTTTAGAATCGAGTAAGTTGAGTATCAAAATATTCTCAACCAGGTCGCAAAAGCCCCCGACCACCAAGACAGCAACCATCACCAAAAAGATTTTCAAAAAAATTGATCGAACTCTCCTACCTGCATAGTGGCCAGTATATGCAAAAAATGCCATATAACAGAAAATAAATCCAAAATCAAAATAATTGAGAGTTCGGTATTGGCTTGTCAACTTGGGAAATTCTTCCGTTTCTTGGGTGCCAATGATGTCCTGCACATGTTTCGGTGTCTCAGACATTTCCAAAGCAATGATGGGGGATCTAAATCCAGAATGGGTTTCTGAATAGGGCTCTTTGGGAGAGAAGATTTGCAAAAATCCAGAGTAGACCAATAAAAAGATGCCGAGTCCGAGGCCCCAGATCTCAGGAAAATTGATTTTTTCTTTCATTTTGTCCGTATACGCCATGAAAATAGCCAATTCCAAGGAACCAAGAAGAAATTCCATTGACCCTGGCTTTCCCAGCAAAATCCTATCCCTAAACCCAAATTTTAAGGTTCTTCTACTTCTGGATTTTCATCACGGAAGTATACCCATAGGAGACAATATGAGAAACTACGAAATCACGAATATCCTTCGTGAAGGCGCAGTGGACGAGGGTAAGTCTGCCGTTAAAGACATTCTCTCTAAACACGCCGTTACCATTCAAAACGAAGAGGATTGGGGCAGTAAACGCCTTTGGCACCCAATTGGACAAGAGGAACAAGGCCATTTCACCTTCACGAAATGCCAAGGTTCTCCGGCAGAAATCGCAAAGATCGAGCATGAGTTTAAATTAAATCCAAACATACTCAAATCACTCGTAATACGCGCAAATGGCTAATGATCTCAACAAAGTATTGTTAATTGGTCGGTTGACCCGCGACCCCGAATTTAAATCGGTTAACGGTAGTTCTGTTGTTAACTTCTCAATTGCTTCAAATCGGACTTATGTATCGAATGGAGACAAAAAGGAAGAAACAAACTACTTTGACTGTGTAGCTTGGGGTAAATTAGCAGATATTTTGAAACAGTACACTGGGAAGGGCAAACAAGTCGCTATTGAAGGTAGACTTCAGCAGCAGACCTGGGACACACCAGATGGAAAAAAAGCATCCAAGATCAGAATCTATGTGGAAACCTTGCAATTATTAGGTGGCCAGATGGGTGGTTCTGTGGATAGAGGCGAGCCAAGCTCCACTGCATATGATTCCGGGCCAAGCGGTGGCTATGATGATTTTACTTCCGGAGACGAAGATATCCCATTTTGATAGGTATACAAATGAACGATTTAATAGATGATAAAAGAATGGATTCCCGTGATAGCATGGACTCCATGGATGATGATGAGAAAGGTGGTTTCCGTGGAAAGGACGGAGATGGTAAGTTCGGTAGAAAGAATGCAAAGTATAAAAAGAAAGTTTGTAAATTTTGTGCTGATAAAACGCTCCTTGCAGGTTTAGATTATAAACGTATCGATATTTTGGAACGTTTTGTAACAAACCGTGGAAAGATCATCCCAAGAAGAATCACTGGAACATGCGCGAAGCACCAACGAGTGCTTGCCAGAGAAATCCGTAAAGCAAGAGCAGTATTGTTGCTCCCACATAAAGTTCTCTAGGAGTTAATCATGAAAGTTGTATTACAAAAAGATGTATTAAATCTAGGTGATGCTGGTGACGTAAAAGAAGTCGCTGATGGTTACGCTCGTAATTTTTTGATTCCACGAAGACTTGCGGTAAGAGCAAATGATGGTAATACCAAAATGGCTCTTCACCAAAAGAAACTTGCTGGTTTAAAGAGAGAAAAGCGCGTAAAAGTCATGAAAGACTTAGCTGCTCAAATTGATGGTAAAACATATGAAGTAACGGTAAAAGTTGGAGAAAATCAAAAGCTTTTTGGATCTGTTACTGGCAATGATGTTGTGAACGCTATCAGAAAGACTGGCGTTGAAATCGACAAACGTAAGTTAGAGATTGCAGATACAATTAAAAACCTAGGCGAGTATAAAGTTAAAGTTAGGCTCGCTGAAGGTGTTGTACCACAAATCCTAGTAAAAGTAGTCGCAGAGGCTTAAACAGAGCTTTTCGACCACTATGAGTTCCAACCCGCTTCATGAGATAGAATCGGAGAAGAATCTCATTGGCTTTCTGCTCACACGCGGCGTCGTTGGGCAGGAAGACATTGGTCTTGAACCAAATGATTTTTATTTAGAAATCCACCGCCGTATCTTCCAAGCCATAGACGAATTGATCAGCGAAGGCATCGCCTTAGATGCTGTATCCGTCACAAGCCACATGCGTGAAAAAGGACTCTTCAAAGATGAGTCCAAAGATTTAGTATATCTAACATCTGTTTTTCGGGATACAGTTCCGACCCAAAGTTTAGATTATTATATTCGTAGGATCAAACGGAGCTCGGACAGGCGTAAATACTTAGAAAAACTATCTGTATCCATCGAGAAAGTAAAGTCTGAACCTGGGGACAATGATACTGTCTTTAGTGAGATTGAACAATCGCTTATGGACATCTCAAGGCAAGAGAGATCCAAAGGTCTTCGATTGGTCAAAGATGATAAACTGAGTCTCATAGAATATATCCAAAATGTTGTTAAAAACAATGTGGACGGAGGGGGTATCACTGGCCTGCGTACTCATTTCTCAGGTTTGGACAATGCCACAACAGGCTTAAAACCTCATGAGCTTCTAATCCTTGCCGCAAGACCTGGTAATGGTAAAACTACGTTTGCTCTAAATGTCGCCTCTAACGTTTGCTTCAAAGAAGGAAAAACAGTAGCCATTTTTTCTTTGGAAATGAGTCGTTTGGAACTTCTTCTAAAGATTTTAAGTGCGGAAGCTCGTATCGATTCCTATGCTTTAAAATCGGGTTCACTCACACCTACTCAGCAAATCCAAATTAAAGATGCAATCCTTACGGTAACAAATGCTAGTTTATTTATTGATGATTCTGGATACTTAACTATACAAGAGTTTTCAGCAAGGATGCGCCAGTTAAAATCCACTGAGAACATTGGTCTTGTGATTGTTGATTATTTACAGTTGATGAGTGATCCAAAATCGGCAATGGGTGGAAGGCAACAAGAGGTTGCAAGTATCTCGCGTGGTCTCAAACAAATGGCGCGAGAGATCGGCTGTCCCATCATTGCGCTCTCCCAGATGAATCGATCCATCGAATCTCGGACCAAAGACCAGAGACCTCAATTATCTGATTTGAGGGAATCTGGTGCCATTGAGCAGGATGCTGACATCGTTTGTTTTATCTACAGGGAAGAAATGGTTAAACCTCCCGAAGAAGTTTTGCCTGAAAAACGTGGAATGGCAGAGATCATCATTGCTAAGAATAGATCTGGAGCAACAGATAGTTTTGAACTAATGTTTAATCCCAAAATATCTCGATTTGATAATAAACTCTAAAAGGAAAGTACATTGAGTAACGTGAAAATTAATGAATTTAAAAGTAGAATCCAGGCCGAGTCAGTAACTGACAAGCTTTTGGGACAGACATTGCTTTTTGCAGGTTGGGCGTTTCGTTACCGCGACCAAGGTGGAGTGATCTTCATTGATTTAAGAGATCGTTCTGGAGTCATACAAGTTGTTTGTAGAAAGGAACTTCTGGGAGAACAATTCTCAAAAGCTGAGAAAGTAAGAGCTGAGTATGTGATAGCTGTCCAAGGCAAGTTAGCTTTGCGAGATGAAAATTCCGTGAATCCAAAAATGAAGACGGGAAAATTTGAAGTAATCGTTGAGACAATAGAACTTTTGAACCCATCAAAAACACCACCTTTCGCTTTGGATGAATTTGATCCCACAGGAGAAGAGGTTAGATTGAAGTATCGTTACCTTGATATGAGACGGGAAGAACTAAAAGACAGATTGATCTTACGTCACAAACTTGTATTTGCGATCCGAGAGTATTTAAATGAAAAAGGATTTTTGGAAATTGAAACTCCTATTTTAAACAAATCTACTCCTGAAGGAGCACGAGACTTTCTTGTTCCCTCTCGCTTGAACCAGGGTCAATTTTATGCCCTCCCGCAGTCACCACAATTATTCAAACAAATCTTGATGATTGGTGGAATGGAACGTTACTTCCAAATCGTTAAATGTTTTCGAGACGAAGACTTAAGAGCTGATAGGCAACCAGAATTTACTCAGTTGGATATGGAATTTGCTTTTGTAACTGAAGAAGAACTGCAAACCGAAATTGAGTTGATGTGGGCTTTTGCTTTGGACAAAGTGTTCGGAGTAAAAATCCAAACTCCATTCCAGCGGATGCCGTATTCGGTAGCTATGGAAGAATACGGAAGCGATAAGCCTGATATTCGTTTTGGGATGAAATTGGTAAATGTATCCGATCTAGTAAAAGACTGTGACTTCCAAGTATTTACGGGCGCCCTACAGTCTGGTGGGGTAGTGAAGGCCATCTGTGTTCCTGGAGGATCCAATATTTCTAGAAAAGAAATAGAAGATTTAACTGCCTGGTTGAACCGAGACTACAGAGCCAAGGGCCTTGCCTACATGAAACACGGTGCACAAGGATTGGAATCAACCATCACCAAACGATTCTCCCCCGAAGCATTGACTGAGATTGCGAAGCGTGTGGGTTCCAAAGAAGGGGATATGTTATTTTTTGGAGCAGATGCAAGCAAAATCGTCAACGCTTCATTAGGTGCACTCCGGTTAAAGCTCTCTGAAAAATACGACCCACCCAAATCAAAGTTTAATTTTCATTGGGTTGTTGACTTTCCTATGTTTGAACAAGACGAAGCTACAAAATCGTGGACCTTTTTACACCACCCTTTCACCTCTCCTAAGGAAGGAGATTGGCAGAAGCTATCGGATTGGAAAGAAGGAAAAGATGTCAATCTCTCTGAAATCAATGCAAAGGCGTATGATTTAGTTTTAAATGGGACAGAGATTGGTGGGGGAAGCATCCGTATTCACAACGCAGACATCCAATCCCTCGTATTTTCTGCCATTGGAATTCAGGAAGATGCCGCAAAAGACAAGTTTGGTTTTCTTCTGGAGGCACTTTCCTTTGGCGCTCCCCCTCATGGTGGGATTGCTTTTGGGATTGATCGAATCATGATGATCTTAACGGGTGGCACTTCCATTCGGGATGTGATTGCATTTCCAAAGACCCAGAAAGGCCAGTGTTTGATGAGCGAGGCCCCAGGAATTGTGGAAAACAAACAATTAGAAGAGTTGAAATTAAGGATCATTCCTATCTAAATACTCTACATGGATAAAAGTTTTACCTTTTCTTTGGAGCCACTCTATGGTGTCATTTGTGGGATCGGGGATTCTCAAATTCCGCTCTGGGAAAGCCGTTTGAAGGTAAAACTCATACCTCGTGGAAAGTCGCTCATCATACAAGGTGAGGACGATTACGTGAATGTGGCAATTGAGACATTCACAAGAATTGAAGAAAATTTCAAAAAACGACCTGACAAAACTGATTTTTCAGTCTTTGATATAGACTACATGATGAATCAGGCTAAAGAAGCTAACAAAGGTTGGCCGACTCCAGGGACACAGGATTTCCCTCAGTCTGATTCCGAGACTGATTGGAGTCCAAAAGACAAAGTATTTGTTACATTTAAGGGAAAGCCAATTTTTCCCCGAACCAAAAACCAAGAGAGTTTTGTAGATAGCCTTAGGAAAAATTTTATTACCATAGCAATGGGACCTGCTGGGACAGGAAAGACTTTCTTATCCATTGCAACGGCTTGCCGTATGATGCAAACAGGTGAAGTAGATAGATTGGTTTTAACGAGGCCAGCCGTGGAAGCCGGAGAGAATCTTGGATTTTTGCCTGGAGATTTGACCCAGAAAGTAAATCCTTATTTGCGTCCGATCTATGATGCGCTACATGAATGCATAGGCTTTGAAAAAACAACTGAGTACATCTCTGTCAATAAAATTGAAATCGCACCTATCGCTTTTATGAGAGGTCGCACGCTTTCTAATTCTTTTATCATATTGGATGAAGCACAGAATTGCACTCTTCCCCAATTAAAAATGTTTTTAACACGATTTGGAAAAAATTCTAAGATGGCAATTTCTGGTGATGCCACACAGATTGACCTTGCACATGGTAGATCCGGATTAGAAAAAACAGTTCACACTCTTCGAGGGATCAATGGGATACAGACGATTTTTTTTGGAAGAGAAGATATCACGCGCCACCATATAGTAGAGGCGATTGTTAGACGATTTGAAGAGAATGAAGGATTGTTTGAAAAAAGATGAAACCATTTTTTGAATCCACAATGGCCTCCATTACCGATTTCTTAACGACCGTTAGGCCAGTTAGAACAGTTCGTAACATTCAGATAGTTTTGGTATCCCTTACGTTACTTTTTGTTACCTACAATCTCGCAGTGCCTTTTTTTGGCCAAAAAAAAATCAATACTTCTGCGGAGGGTCAATTCTCTGAGGGAAAAATTGCGCCCGAGACTGTTCAGTCAGCAAAAGAATTTTACTACGAAGATGAAGAAAAAACTCAACAAGAGAGAATTAAGGCAAGGGCAAGCGTACCATACTCCTTTGATAAAGATTATACAGTTCTAAGTGCAGGCATCGATGTAAACCTCTCAGAAGATATTGAGCTTTTACGTACCTTAAACCTCGATGGCCAAAAGCCTAGCCCCCAACAAGTAAAAGAAAGAATCCCAAGGTGGAGGAATCGCACCAATGAAGAACTGCAAGCGATTCTCGATTATCCCAAAAAGGAAAAGTTAAAATCGTTCATCCAACAATACACAAATCTCATCTTTTCCAGGTACTGCATTGTAAAAGAGGAACTTTCCTTCCAAAAAGAATTGGAAAAATCTGGCGCAAAGGTTAGAAACATAGGGACACAAGATGGCTCCTACTTAATTGATGCTACCCTGATCCTTCCGCGTTCTCAAATCTATAAAGAAGGCCCCATCTTATCCGCCTTACAGAAATTAGCAGAAGATAAGCTTCCAAATGTTTCTCCCATCCTCTTAAAGTCCGTATCTAGAATCGGTCTTTACTATATATTCTCATATCCTGCCTGCACTTTTAATGCAGAAGAGACCGATTTTGCCAGAAAAAAGGCGGAAGCATCCGTTACAGTGCAGAGGAGTAGGATACAAGCGAACGAAATTATTGTACGTGCAGGCGAAGTCATCACTCCTGCCGTGAAGTTAAAAATCGACATGATGAATCGTTATGCTACGAGAGCCAATGTCGCATCCATTGTTTCAATCTTCATCTCACAATGCGTTTTAGTTGCTATCATAGGTTTTTACCTAATCCGATACAGGCCCAATCGATTGAATGATCTATCCAGCAATTTAATCATCTTTATCACTTTATGGATTGTTATCTTTTCTGTTTATATTGTTTCAAAAACATATTATGCTAATGATATTGAATGGGCGGGTAAATATTACTTTGCTCTCTTTGTGCCAGTTGGGATGATTTGCCTACTTCTTGGATTTGTCTACGATGAGCAGCTTTCCATAGCGATAGGA is a window of Leptospira ryugenii DNA encoding:
- a CDS encoding CapA family protein, producing the protein MRSNFCILAVICVSFSFLGADDPDPIEPPEPNIQAPYEDYYRFQTSSGTGYRIEGTTKIWVGGDVMFNWAVRDSMKGEDPLLPFRSFTSLLSNMHFRMLNLETPILEKKPNPDKLKSYVFYGVKSDLQILKTMGIDSVFLGNNHTMDLGEEGLRETIRILSDSNLKWAGAGLTEEESYRPIVYQREGIEYRVFSFSDVGETRLFANHKSPGAAYFRVGVAERLVQKTRSNQTNILSLHWGVEYSPEPTEVQRRTAKYLVNEGYQVIVGHHPHVPQGIEVFPKGVAIYSLGNFLFGSKNSYLKHNISLVLHYQGAKLVCLEIIPIFGKHQLVPGEAYFSPLFGKEADDFLKEYAVQCKNLGTELIVSGGRAYVFLDKELKAKVKPY
- the rpsR gene encoding 30S ribosomal protein S18, which encodes MDDDEKGGFRGKDGDGKFGRKNAKYKKKVCKFCADKTLLAGLDYKRIDILERFVTNRGKIIPRRITGTCAKHQRVLAREIRKARAVLLLPHKVL
- the aspS gene encoding aspartate--tRNA ligase; its protein translation is MKINEFKSRIQAESVTDKLLGQTLLFAGWAFRYRDQGGVIFIDLRDRSGVIQVVCRKELLGEQFSKAEKVRAEYVIAVQGKLALRDENSVNPKMKTGKFEVIVETIELLNPSKTPPFALDEFDPTGEEVRLKYRYLDMRREELKDRLILRHKLVFAIREYLNEKGFLEIETPILNKSTPEGARDFLVPSRLNQGQFYALPQSPQLFKQILMIGGMERYFQIVKCFRDEDLRADRQPEFTQLDMEFAFVTEEELQTEIELMWAFALDKVFGVKIQTPFQRMPYSVAMEEYGSDKPDIRFGMKLVNVSDLVKDCDFQVFTGALQSGGVVKAICVPGGSNISRKEIEDLTAWLNRDYRAKGLAYMKHGAQGLESTITKRFSPEALTEIAKRVGSKEGDMLFFGADASKIVNASLGALRLKLSEKYDPPKSKFNFHWVVDFPMFEQDEATKSWTFLHHPFTSPKEGDWQKLSDWKEGKDVNLSEINAKAYDLVLNGTEIGGGSIRIHNADIQSLVFSAIGIQEDAAKDKFGFLLEALSFGAPPHGGIAFGIDRIMMILTGGTSIRDVIAFPKTQKGQCLMSEAPGIVENKQLEELKLRIIPI
- a CDS encoding single-stranded DNA-binding protein, coding for MANDLNKVLLIGRLTRDPEFKSVNGSSVVNFSIASNRTYVSNGDKKEETNYFDCVAWGKLADILKQYTGKGKQVAIEGRLQQQTWDTPDGKKASKIRIYVETLQLLGGQMGGSVDRGEPSSTAYDSGPSGGYDDFTSGDEDIPF
- the rpsF gene encoding 30S ribosomal protein S6, with the protein product MRNYEITNILREGAVDEGKSAVKDILSKHAVTIQNEEDWGSKRLWHPIGQEEQGHFTFTKCQGSPAEIAKIEHEFKLNPNILKSLVIRANG
- the dnaB gene encoding replicative DNA helicase, whose protein sequence is MSSNPLHEIESEKNLIGFLLTRGVVGQEDIGLEPNDFYLEIHRRIFQAIDELISEGIALDAVSVTSHMREKGLFKDESKDLVYLTSVFRDTVPTQSLDYYIRRIKRSSDRRKYLEKLSVSIEKVKSEPGDNDTVFSEIEQSLMDISRQERSKGLRLVKDDKLSLIEYIQNVVKNNVDGGGITGLRTHFSGLDNATTGLKPHELLILAARPGNGKTTFALNVASNVCFKEGKTVAIFSLEMSRLELLLKILSAEARIDSYALKSGSLTPTQQIQIKDAILTVTNASLFIDDSGYLTIQEFSARMRQLKSTENIGLVIVDYLQLMSDPKSAMGGRQQEVASISRGLKQMAREIGCPIIALSQMNRSIESRTKDQRPQLSDLRESGAIEQDADIVCFIYREEMVKPPEEVLPEKRGMAEIIIAKNRSGATDSFELMFNPKISRFDNKL
- the rplI gene encoding 50S ribosomal protein L9 translates to MKVVLQKDVLNLGDAGDVKEVADGYARNFLIPRRLAVRANDGNTKMALHQKKLAGLKREKRVKVMKDLAAQIDGKTYEVTVKVGENQKLFGSVTGNDVVNAIRKTGVEIDKRKLEIADTIKNLGEYKVKVRLAEGVVPQILVKVVAEA
- a CDS encoding tetratricopeptide repeat protein, with the translated sequence MFQAIKHSTILIPFIFFLSAATVFSAPLTEEEKPCSKGERGIPLSYYLSRAYQAQRSGFHKTEERKTEEAKKQHRQAIEYFNLYHSCLEERGQGPSHLSARSLASSHLELDNFAEAESWADKAITIQKAKEIPSRELLLLKSRILLKQGKLEPAGLLLRTYLAEYPNDPDFLYYLGNIYFDLKSWNRSYLYFLSLRNVLLDRDRGSRILPIVAKYLGELNYKLDHSEKSTQYYEEYLESSPNDTEIRYKLAQIYFTLEDFFKAKKHLAYIRQINPREIDASHMLGEMYFLYSRVFAPNFFAVLEAEKKIPRDGVVLFLHRYLRGDTEGLLPLVAKYVEKNPNRLSTQILFADLIPTSYAEERYKAYVNVASMSYQYRQYELAKKYFAKALSLSGEVDSLKKESGNLWERISQCEEMQKNYYSALLDLREALRFIQDPTMEDLMNHKLVYLLLNPKINRIEDAEVVINKLIQKDANKAEYFYTRAAIESQKELHANALKSFTKANELKKNDPNFIFFLAVAHDRVKDQKKSDAILEQLIQSHPEYPNSYNYLGYSYAEREIEKEKAEKYLVKANDLEPDNAAFLDSLGWIYFKQNRRKEAMLYLHFAELVSEEKKQEDFVIFDHLGDVYRSDKDLVKAQYYYKKAEENAKTDSLQKKIQTKWKQVSKELSK
- a CDS encoding PhoH family protein, which codes for MDKSFTFSLEPLYGVICGIGDSQIPLWESRLKVKLIPRGKSLIIQGEDDYVNVAIETFTRIEENFKKRPDKTDFSVFDIDYMMNQAKEANKGWPTPGTQDFPQSDSETDWSPKDKVFVTFKGKPIFPRTKNQESFVDSLRKNFITIAMGPAGTGKTFLSIATACRMMQTGEVDRLVLTRPAVEAGENLGFLPGDLTQKVNPYLRPIYDALHECIGFEKTTEYISVNKIEIAPIAFMRGRTLSNSFIILDEAQNCTLPQLKMFLTRFGKNSKMAISGDATQIDLAHGRSGLEKTVHTLRGINGIQTIFFGREDITRHHIVEAIVRRFEENEGLFEKR
- a CDS encoding HD family phosphohydrolase, whose protein sequence is MKPFFESTMASITDFLTTVRPVRTVRNIQIVLVSLTLLFVTYNLAVPFFGQKKINTSAEGQFSEGKIAPETVQSAKEFYYEDEEKTQQERIKARASVPYSFDKDYTVLSAGIDVNLSEDIELLRTLNLDGQKPSPQQVKERIPRWRNRTNEELQAILDYPKKEKLKSFIQQYTNLIFSRYCIVKEELSFQKELEKSGAKVRNIGTQDGSYLIDATLILPRSQIYKEGPILSALQKLAEDKLPNVSPILLKSVSRIGLYYIFSYPACTFNAEETDFARKKAEASVTVQRSRIQANEIIVRAGEVITPAVKLKIDMMNRYATRANVASIVSIFISQCVLVAIIGFYLIRYRPNRLNDLSSNLIIFITLWIVIFSVYIVSKTYYANDIEWAGKYYFALFVPVGMICLLLGFVYDEQLSIAIGFFLSFAVFFASRYNATSFMLAFTVAVVSAVYGRSLKKRIDFLKAGILLSFVQILISTAGYLFDGRDFWTSSPELSFFSNLSNSNIFHLVILCFINGFASATAVQFLLPIYEYVFNIPTRFKLIELADTGHPLLQQLLTKAPSTYTHTFMVAAMSERAAQNLNLNWLLVRVGVYFHDIGKIPNAGFFIENQHLIPKPEHIDKNNPSLAAKTVIDHVLDGIEMAKKARLPREIINFIPEHHGTSTMAFFYHKALQDLPASARKNIKKSDFQYPGPIPQSKETAIVMLADSLEAASRSLDDVSSESLDELIRKIVNSKLAENQLDESGLTFGDLEVIKASFKEVLISSLHQRPKYPKPEDTKALEAAAKSKQKR